In one Streptomyces marincola genomic region, the following are encoded:
- a CDS encoding DUF5998 family protein — MAKTGTTSQGLREAIERSGYYPALVAEAVEAAVGREPVVSFLVHQETTFDSNEVRRHATVLVLTGTRFIVSHTDEQSAESTPPAPYATTSTESVKLSRISSVVISRVVADPQSYTPGTLPREVVLTIGWGAVSRIDMEPASCGDPNCEADHGYTGSTTADDLSLRISEAGDGPETVRQTLEFAQALSEATAAAGR; from the coding sequence ATGGCGAAGACCGGTACCACGTCTCAGGGGCTGCGGGAGGCAATCGAACGCAGCGGCTACTACCCGGCGCTCGTCGCCGAGGCCGTGGAGGCGGCGGTGGGCCGGGAGCCCGTCGTCTCCTTCCTGGTGCACCAGGAGACGACGTTCGACAGCAACGAGGTCCGCCGCCACGCCACGGTGCTGGTGCTCACCGGCACCCGGTTCATCGTGAGCCACACCGACGAGCAGTCCGCGGAGAGCACGCCCCCGGCGCCCTACGCCACCACCTCGACGGAGTCCGTGAAGCTGTCCCGGATCTCCTCCGTGGTGATCAGCCGCGTCGTCGCCGACCCGCAGTCGTACACGCCCGGCACGCTGCCCCGCGAGGTCGTGCTCACCATCGGCTGGGGCGCGGTGTCGCGCATCGACATGGAGCCCGCGAGCTGCGGCGATCCCAACTGCGAGGCGGACCACGGCTACACGGGCTCCACGACGGCCGACGACCTGTCGCTGCGCATCAGTGAGGCCGGTGACGGGCCCGAGACCGTGCGGCAGACCCTGGAGTTCGCGCAGGCACTCTCCGAGGCGACGGCGGCGGCCGGCAGGTGA
- a CDS encoding sulfurtransferase produces MTAMISAADLARALGPGTPPHERPVLLDVRWRLGGPPGRPQYAAGHLPGAVYVDLDTELAAPPGPGGRHPLPDPELFGAAMRRAGVSHGRPVVVYDDGQGWAAARAWWLLRWAGHPRVRVLDGGLAAWQGALDTGVPEPREGDFVPAPGALPVLDADGAARLAREGVLLDARAAERYRGEVEPIDPVGGHIPGAVSAPTTENAGADGRLRPREELAARYAELGAGPGVAVGVYCGSGVSAAHAVLALAEAGVEAALYPGSWSEWTADPGRPVATGQEPG; encoded by the coding sequence ATGACAGCAATGATCTCGGCAGCCGACCTGGCCCGCGCACTCGGCCCCGGAACGCCGCCCCACGAGCGTCCCGTTCTGCTCGACGTGCGCTGGCGGCTCGGCGGCCCGCCCGGCCGCCCGCAGTACGCGGCGGGGCACCTGCCGGGCGCCGTGTACGTCGACCTGGACACCGAGTTGGCCGCTCCGCCGGGGCCCGGCGGGCGGCACCCGCTGCCTGACCCCGAGCTCTTCGGCGCCGCGATGCGCCGCGCCGGGGTGTCGCACGGACGCCCCGTGGTGGTCTACGACGACGGGCAGGGCTGGGCGGCGGCCCGCGCCTGGTGGCTGCTGCGCTGGGCCGGGCACCCGCGGGTGCGCGTTCTGGACGGCGGTCTCGCCGCGTGGCAGGGCGCGCTCGACACCGGGGTGCCCGAGCCGCGGGAGGGCGACTTCGTCCCCGCGCCCGGCGCCCTGCCGGTCCTGGACGCCGACGGCGCCGCCCGCCTCGCCCGCGAGGGAGTGCTGCTCGACGCGCGCGCGGCCGAGCGCTACCGGGGCGAGGTGGAGCCGATCGATCCGGTCGGCGGGCACATCCCCGGCGCGGTGTCCGCGCCGACCACGGAGAACGCCGGGGCCGACGGCAGGCTGCGGCCCCGCGAGGAACTCGCCGCCCGCTACGCGGAGCTGGGCGCCGGGCCGGGCGTCGCGGTCGGCGTGTACTGCGGCTCAGGGGTCTCCGCGGCGCACGCGGTGCTCGCGCTGGCCGAGGCGGGCGTGGAGGCGGCCCTGTACCCCGGTTCGTGGAGCGAGTGGACCGCGGACCCCGGGCGGCCCGTCGCGACGGGCCAGGAGCCCGGCTGA
- a CDS encoding alkaline phosphatase family protein, whose translation MTHAPAHDPLPLDPRDAPVPRYGSGSLADVLPAALAGLEVMAPGTGLILPPADRVCLFLVDGLGWELLRAHPGEAPFLSSLLPGSRAGDGAPITSGFPATTATSLASVGTGLAPAAHGLAGYKVLDPDTGETMNQLRWEPWTEPAAWQPHPTLFQAAHAAGVATSQVTAPHFEHTPLTRVALSGGTFLGRLDAGERMDLAACRLAAADRALVYTYYAELDGAGHRFGVDSDAWRGQLAHVDGLARRLAEQLPPRSVLYITGDHGMVDVPSTEDARFDFDEDWELRAGVARLGGEGRARHLYAVPGAAPDVYAVWREVLAGHAWVATRDEAVELGWFGPPGTPLAARVRQRIGDVVVAMTGNSAVVAGVTEPKESALIGMHGSVTPAEQLVPLLEVRT comes from the coding sequence GTGACGCACGCCCCCGCACACGACCCCCTGCCGCTCGACCCGCGCGACGCGCCCGTGCCGCGCTACGGCTCCGGGTCGCTGGCCGATGTGCTGCCCGCGGCGCTCGCAGGACTCGAGGTCATGGCCCCGGGCACCGGGCTGATCCTGCCACCGGCGGACCGGGTGTGCCTCTTCCTCGTCGACGGCCTCGGCTGGGAGCTGCTGCGCGCCCACCCCGGCGAGGCCCCGTTCCTCAGCTCGCTGCTGCCCGGCTCACGGGCGGGCGACGGGGCGCCGATCACCAGCGGGTTCCCCGCCACCACCGCGACCTCGCTCGCGTCCGTCGGGACGGGCCTGGCGCCCGCGGCCCACGGCCTGGCCGGCTACAAGGTGCTCGACCCGGACACCGGCGAGACGATGAACCAGCTGCGCTGGGAGCCGTGGACGGAGCCGGCGGCCTGGCAGCCGCACCCCACGCTGTTCCAGGCGGCGCACGCGGCCGGGGTGGCGACCAGTCAGGTCACCGCGCCGCACTTCGAGCACACGCCGCTGACACGCGTCGCGCTCTCGGGCGGCACGTTCCTCGGGCGCCTGGACGCGGGGGAGCGCATGGACCTGGCGGCGTGCCGCCTCGCCGCGGCCGACCGCGCGCTCGTCTACACCTACTACGCCGAGCTGGACGGGGCCGGCCACCGGTTCGGCGTCGACTCCGACGCCTGGCGCGGTCAGCTGGCCCACGTGGACGGCCTGGCCAGGCGGCTGGCCGAGCAACTGCCGCCGCGTTCCGTGCTGTACATCACCGGCGACCACGGGATGGTCGACGTGCCGAGCACGGAGGACGCCCGGTTCGACTTCGACGAGGACTGGGAGCTGCGGGCGGGCGTGGCACGGCTCGGCGGCGAGGGGCGGGCCCGCCACCTGTACGCGGTGCCGGGCGCCGCGCCCGACGTGTACGCGGTGTGGCGCGAGGTGCTGGCCGGGCACGCGTGGGTGGCCACCCGCGACGAGGCCGTGGAACTCGGCTGGTTCGGGCCGCCGGGGACGCCGCTCGCGGCGCGGGTGCGGCAGCGGATCGGCGACGTGGTCGTGGCCATGACGGGGAACTCCGCCGTCGTCGCGGGCGTCACCGAGCCCAAGGAGTCCGCCCTCATCGGCATGCACGGCTCGGTGACGCCCGCCGAGCAGCTGGTGCCGCTGCTCGAAGTACGCACCTGA
- a CDS encoding GntR family transcriptional regulator, producing the protein MRISAHTVCTAIRDDIVGGVLPPGARLAEEQLAQRYGVSRVPVREALRTLESEGFVVSRRHAGACVAQPGDREAADLLDIRALLEPLGAARAAQRRTEAHLKVLRGLVRLGRQRAGQGQEADLRSLGDWFHETVAQATGNPGLTAMLVQLRRKVTWLYAGEPLSRAVSLWQERGALVDAIARGDAERARMLSAAQLERANPARRQFRPVGVRGQKPAVNTARGQI; encoded by the coding sequence ATGCGTATCTCCGCGCACACGGTATGCACGGCGATCCGTGACGACATCGTCGGCGGCGTTCTGCCGCCCGGTGCCAGGCTGGCGGAGGAACAGCTCGCGCAGCGTTACGGCGTCTCGCGGGTGCCGGTGCGCGAGGCACTGCGGACACTGGAGTCCGAGGGGTTCGTGGTCTCCCGGCGGCACGCGGGGGCGTGCGTGGCGCAGCCGGGCGACCGGGAGGCGGCCGACCTGCTGGACATCAGGGCCCTGCTGGAGCCGCTCGGCGCGGCCAGGGCCGCGCAGCGCCGCACGGAGGCGCACCTGAAGGTGCTGCGCGGATTGGTGCGGCTGGGCCGCCAGCGCGCAGGCCAGGGGCAGGAGGCGGACCTCAGGTCGCTGGGGGACTGGTTCCACGAGACGGTCGCGCAGGCCACGGGCAACCCCGGTCTCACCGCGATGCTCGTGCAGCTGCGGCGCAAGGTGACCTGGCTGTACGCGGGCGAGCCCCTGTCCCGGGCCGTGAGCCTGTGGCAGGAGCGGGGCGCCCTGGTCGACGCCATCGCGCGCGGTGACGCGGAGCGCGCGCGGATGCTGTCGGCCGCGCAGCTGGAACGGGCGAATCCGGCCCGCAGACAGTTCCGCCCCGTGGGCGTGAGAGGTCAGAAACCTGCTGTCAACACAGCGCGTGGCCAGATTTAA
- a CDS encoding thymidine kinase, giving the protein MAELAFFSGTMDCGKSTLALQIQHNRSARGLNGLIFTRNDRAGAGRLSSRLGLVTDAVEADESFDFHAHLVKYLTAGGRVDYVITDESQFLSSGQVDQLARIVDDLGIDVFAFGITTDFRTRLFPGSQRLIELADRVEVLQVEALCWCGARATHNARTVDGRMVVEGAQVVVGDVGAGKEVGYEVLCRRHHRRRLTAASAGAGPLSPDVLPAEGVPQSAAAPGRQG; this is encoded by the coding sequence TTGGCCGAACTCGCCTTCTTCTCGGGCACGATGGACTGCGGAAAGAGCACCCTCGCGCTCCAGATCCAGCACAACCGCTCGGCCCGCGGCCTGAACGGGCTGATCTTCACCAGGAACGACCGGGCCGGCGCCGGGCGGCTGTCCTCCCGGCTCGGCCTGGTGACCGACGCCGTCGAGGCGGACGAGTCGTTCGACTTCCACGCCCACCTGGTCAAGTACCTCACCGCGGGCGGTCGCGTGGACTACGTGATCACCGACGAGTCCCAGTTCCTGTCGTCCGGGCAGGTCGACCAGCTGGCCCGCATCGTGGACGACCTGGGCATCGACGTGTTCGCGTTCGGCATCACCACCGACTTCAGAACGCGCCTCTTCCCCGGTTCGCAGCGCCTGATCGAGCTGGCGGACCGGGTGGAGGTGCTTCAGGTCGAGGCGCTGTGCTGGTGCGGCGCCCGCGCGACGCACAACGCGCGGACGGTGGACGGGCGGATGGTCGTGGAGGGCGCGCAGGTCGTCGTGGGCGACGTGGGCGCGGGCAAGGAGGTCGGCTACGAGGTGCTGTGCCGCAGGCACCACCGCCGCCGCCTGACCGCGGCGTCGGCCGGCGCGGGACCCCTCTCGCCCGACGTGCTGCCGGCCGAGGGCGTTCCGCAGTCGGCGGCGGCACCCGGCCGGCAGGGCTGA
- a CDS encoding VOC family protein has translation MVHDLAASQAFYHELFGWEFEEGPSQLGLYARAMRDGHPVAGLGEIAPGLRRVVAWLPYIATRDADGTAAAVRECGGTVAVGPLDVEGVGRLAIAADPSGAAFGLWQGGPRRRSSVRHPAGAPEWNELITAETAGVGKFYSMVFGYDAAPEPAVPAGSDQLTLSLGTRPVAGIRGVADALPHDRGPHWLTYFAVPDVDEALETVDRLGGRRAGEPQVSPFGRWARVTDPEGAPFAVIRPAGR, from the coding sequence ATGGTCCACGACCTGGCCGCGAGCCAGGCTTTCTATCACGAGCTTTTCGGTTGGGAGTTCGAGGAGGGGCCGTCGCAACTCGGCCTGTACGCCCGGGCGATGCGCGACGGGCACCCGGTGGCGGGGCTCGGGGAGATCGCCCCCGGGCTGCGGCGCGTCGTGGCATGGCTGCCGTACATCGCGACGCGGGACGCCGACGGCACGGCCGCGGCGGTCCGCGAGTGCGGCGGGACGGTGGCGGTGGGCCCGCTGGATGTCGAGGGGGTGGGCCGGCTGGCGATCGCCGCCGACCCGAGCGGGGCGGCGTTCGGCTTGTGGCAGGGCGGCCCGCGCCGGCGGAGTTCCGTCCGCCACCCCGCGGGGGCGCCCGAGTGGAACGAGCTGATCACCGCGGAGACCGCGGGCGTCGGCAAGTTCTACTCGATGGTCTTCGGGTACGACGCCGCGCCGGAACCCGCGGTGCCCGCGGGCAGCGACCAGCTGACGCTGAGCCTCGGCACCCGTCCGGTCGCCGGCATCCGCGGCGTCGCGGACGCCCTGCCGCACGACCGGGGGCCGCACTGGCTGACGTACTTCGCGGTGCCCGACGTCGACGAGGCGCTTGAGACGGTCGACCGCCTCGGGGGCCGACGGGCCGGCGAGCCGCAGGTGTCGCCCTTCGGCCGCTGGGCCCGGGTCACCGACCCCGAGGGGGCGCCGTTCGCGGTGATCCGCCCGGCCGGTCGCTGA
- a CDS encoding HPr family phosphocarrier protein — translation MAERRVTIGWAEGLHARPASIFVRAATAAGVPVSVARAGGAPVNAASMLAVLSLGAEGGEEIVLASTAADAAAAEAALDRLAKLVSEGLEELPETV, via the coding sequence ATGGCCGAGCGCCGCGTCACCATTGGCTGGGCCGAAGGGCTGCACGCCCGTCCCGCCTCGATCTTCGTCCGTGCCGCGACGGCAGCCGGCGTGCCGGTGAGCGTCGCGCGCGCGGGCGGCGCACCCGTCAACGCCGCCTCGATGCTCGCCGTGCTGAGCCTGGGCGCCGAGGGCGGCGAGGAGATCGTGCTCGCGTCGACCGCGGCCGACGCGGCGGCGGCCGAGGCGGCGCTCGACCGGCTGGCGAAGCTCGTTTCCGAGGGCCTCGAAGAACTCCCGGAAACGGTGTGA
- a CDS encoding M16 family metallopeptidase has protein sequence MQLHPRPTAGTPRPWAFPAPERGALPNGLTVLRCHRPGQRVIAVEVSLTAPLAAEPTGQEGVATIMARALSEGTDRHSAEEFAAELERYGATLDTFADHPGVRVSLEVPASRLTKALGLLADALRAPAFAESEIERLVANRLDEIPHELANPGRRAAVALYDTLFPADSRLARPRQGTAESVARIDAKSVRAFYEAHVRPSAATVVVVGDLTGIDLDAALLGTLGAWTGPAAGPPVWAPFSADDTGRVVIVDRPGAVQTQLLIARLGQDRHDPAYPARRLGIYCLGGTITSRLDRVLREEKGYTYGIRSFSQVLRSRADGAGAALLGIRGSVATDVTGPALADLWRVLRELAEGGLTEEERDAAVQYLVGVAPLSFETAAAVAGTLADQVEEELPDDYQATLYARLADTGAVEATAAVVRAFPVDRLVTVLVGDASQIAEPVRELGIGEVTVVAG, from the coding sequence ATGCAGCTCCACCCGCGGCCGACCGCGGGCACCCCGCGGCCGTGGGCGTTCCCCGCCCCCGAGCGCGGGGCGCTGCCCAACGGGCTGACCGTGCTGCGCTGCCACCGCCCCGGCCAGCGGGTGATCGCGGTCGAGGTCAGCCTGACCGCGCCGCTGGCGGCCGAGCCCACCGGGCAGGAGGGCGTGGCCACGATCATGGCGCGGGCCCTCTCCGAGGGCACCGACCGGCACAGCGCCGAGGAGTTCGCCGCCGAGCTGGAACGGTACGGCGCGACGCTCGACACGTTCGCCGACCACCCGGGCGTACGGGTCTCGCTCGAAGTCCCGGCCTCGCGCCTCACCAAGGCTTTGGGGCTGCTCGCCGACGCGCTGCGCGCCCCGGCCTTCGCGGAGAGCGAGATCGAGCGGCTGGTCGCCAACCGGCTCGACGAGATCCCGCACGAGCTGGCCAACCCCGGGCGCCGCGCGGCGGTGGCGCTGTACGACACGCTGTTCCCCGCGGACTCCCGGCTGGCGCGGCCCCGGCAGGGCACCGCGGAGTCCGTGGCGCGGATCGACGCCAAGTCGGTGCGCGCCTTCTACGAGGCGCACGTGCGGCCGTCGGCCGCCACGGTCGTCGTGGTCGGCGACCTGACGGGCATCGACCTCGACGCGGCGCTGCTCGGCACCCTGGGCGCGTGGACCGGGCCTGCCGCGGGGCCGCCCGTCTGGGCGCCGTTCAGCGCCGACGACACCGGCCGCGTCGTCATCGTGGACCGGCCGGGAGCCGTGCAGACCCAGCTGCTCATCGCGCGGCTCGGCCAGGACCGGCACGACCCGGCCTACCCGGCGCGGCGCCTGGGGATCTACTGCCTGGGCGGGACGATCACCTCCCGCCTCGACCGCGTGCTGCGCGAGGAGAAGGGCTACACCTACGGCATCAGGTCCTTCAGCCAGGTGCTGCGCTCGCGCGCCGACGGCGCGGGCGCGGCGCTGCTCGGCATCCGCGGTTCGGTGGCCACGGACGTGACCGGGCCCGCGCTCGCCGACCTGTGGCGCGTGCTGCGCGAGCTCGCCGAGGGCGGGCTCACCGAGGAGGAGCGGGACGCCGCCGTGCAGTACCTGGTGGGGGTCGCGCCGCTGAGCTTCGAGACGGCGGCCGCGGTCGCCGGAACGCTGGCGGACCAGGTCGAGGAGGAGCTGCCGGACGACTACCAGGCCACGCTGTACGCGCGCCTCGCCGACACGGGCGCCGTCGAGGCCACCGCGGCGGTGGTGCGGGCGTTCCCCGTCGACCGCCTGGTGACGGTCCTGGTCGGTGACGCCTCGCAGATCGCGGAACCCGTACGGGAGCTGGGCATCGGCGAGGTGACCGTGGTGGCCGGCTGA
- a CDS encoding bifunctional acetate--CoA ligase family protein/GNAT family N-acetyltransferase, producing the protein MRMPAQPPYPAHWEADVVLRDGGTTHIRPITPDDARRLVGFYERVSDQSKYYRFFAPYPRLSDRDVHRFTHHDYVDRVGLAATVGGEFLATVRYDRVDGNGRAAPAPADRAEVAFLVQDAHQGRGLASVLLEHIAAVARERGIRRFEAEVLPANGKMIKVFTDAGYVQRRSFADGAVHLSLDLEPTAESVAVMRAREQRAEARSVERLLAPRSVAVIGAGRAPGGAGRTVLAGLRSCGFRGEVYAVNAALPDGATELGGVPAFRSVRDIGAPVDLAVVAVPADRVAAVTEDCGEHGVQGLLVLAAGHTRDQRRALVARARSYGMRVIGPGAFGVINTASDVRLNASPAPRLPRRGRIGLFTQSAAIGIAVLDELDGRGAGLSTFLSAGSRADVSGNDALQFWDEDPHTGVVLMYLESVGNPRKFTRLARRTAAAGTPVVVVRGGRHSGGAPPHDHAVPAGGAPESTVSALLAQAGVIEADTAVELVDTGLLLAHQPLPRGPRVAVIGNAEALALVAHDACRAHALAPLPPVVLGGAADAADFGRALAAALRDPETDAVVVTAVPGAGLGRPSGADRLASALADAAAGADKPVVVAHLALDGPAAGLAGHGVPAYPAAERAVRALAHAVRHAAWRTGAAAPGRVPQFDDIDEARAARLLAGAAPAGAGPARLTDEAAHVLLAAYGIAVAPALPAGDPAAAAAAAARLGYPVALKSTAPHARHRADLGGVRLGLATEGELRRAWADLTGPGAPPAAAGERAGARHPRPVVQAMAPRGVDTVVRATADPAIGAVLSFGLAGPPSELLGDVGHRLLPVTDRDVAALVRSIRAAPMLFGWRGAPPADTAALEELLLRLGRLLEDRPEVAAVGLDPVVVAPRGVTVLSAAVTVAPPPPRADLGPRRLPAY; encoded by the coding sequence ATGCGCATGCCCGCCCAGCCTCCCTACCCGGCGCACTGGGAAGCCGACGTGGTGCTGCGCGACGGCGGCACCACGCACATCAGGCCCATCACGCCCGACGACGCGCGGCGCCTGGTCGGCTTCTACGAGCGGGTCTCCGACCAGTCGAAGTACTACCGCTTCTTCGCCCCCTACCCCCGGCTCTCCGACCGGGACGTGCACCGGTTCACCCATCACGACTACGTGGACCGGGTCGGCCTCGCGGCCACGGTGGGCGGCGAGTTCCTCGCCACCGTGCGCTACGACCGGGTGGACGGGAACGGCCGCGCGGCCCCGGCGCCCGCGGACCGCGCGGAGGTGGCGTTCCTGGTGCAGGACGCCCACCAGGGCCGGGGCCTGGCCTCCGTGCTGCTCGAACACATCGCCGCGGTCGCGCGGGAACGCGGCATCCGCCGCTTCGAGGCCGAGGTGCTGCCCGCCAACGGCAAGATGATCAAGGTCTTCACCGACGCGGGCTACGTGCAGCGCCGCAGTTTCGCGGACGGCGCGGTCCACCTCTCCCTCGACCTCGAACCCACCGCCGAGTCGGTCGCCGTCATGCGCGCCAGGGAGCAGCGGGCCGAGGCCAGGTCGGTGGAACGGCTGCTCGCGCCGCGCAGCGTCGCCGTCATCGGCGCGGGCCGCGCCCCGGGCGGCGCCGGCCGGACGGTACTCGCGGGGCTGCGGTCCTGCGGGTTCCGCGGCGAGGTCTACGCCGTGAACGCGGCGCTGCCCGACGGCGCCACGGAACTCGGCGGCGTCCCGGCGTTCCGCTCGGTCCGCGACATCGGCGCCCCCGTTGACCTGGCCGTCGTCGCGGTGCCCGCGGACCGGGTGGCCGCCGTCACCGAGGACTGCGGCGAGCACGGCGTCCAGGGACTGCTCGTCCTGGCCGCCGGGCACACCCGCGACCAGCGGCGGGCGCTCGTCGCGCGAGCCCGCTCGTACGGCATGCGCGTCATCGGCCCGGGCGCCTTCGGCGTCATCAACACCGCGTCGGACGTCCGCCTCAACGCCAGCCCCGCCCCGCGCCTGCCGCGCCGGGGCCGCATCGGCCTGTTCACCCAGTCCGCGGCCATCGGCATCGCCGTGCTCGACGAACTGGACGGGCGCGGGGCCGGCCTGTCCACGTTCCTCTCCGCGGGCAGCCGCGCCGACGTCTCGGGCAACGACGCGCTCCAGTTCTGGGACGAGGACCCGCACACCGGGGTCGTGCTCATGTACCTCGAATCCGTGGGCAACCCGCGCAAGTTCACCCGGCTCGCCCGGCGCACCGCGGCGGCCGGCACACCCGTCGTCGTGGTGCGCGGCGGGCGGCACAGCGGCGGCGCGCCGCCGCACGACCACGCCGTGCCCGCGGGAGGCGCGCCCGAGAGCACGGTGTCCGCGCTGCTCGCGCAGGCCGGGGTCATCGAGGCGGACACCGCCGTCGAACTCGTCGACACCGGCCTGCTGCTCGCCCACCAGCCCCTGCCGCGCGGCCCGCGCGTCGCCGTCATCGGCAACGCCGAGGCGCTCGCGCTCGTCGCCCACGACGCGTGCCGGGCCCATGCGCTCGCCCCGCTGCCGCCGGTCGTCCTCGGCGGCGCCGCGGACGCCGCGGACTTCGGGCGGGCGCTCGCCGCGGCCCTGCGGGACCCGGAGACCGACGCCGTCGTGGTCACCGCGGTGCCCGGCGCCGGGCTCGGGCGGCCGTCGGGGGCGGACCGGCTCGCCTCGGCGCTGGCCGACGCGGCGGCGGGCGCGGACAAGCCGGTCGTCGTGGCCCACCTGGCCCTGGACGGGCCGGCGGCCGGCCTCGCGGGACACGGCGTGCCGGCCTACCCCGCCGCGGAGCGCGCGGTCCGCGCCCTCGCCCACGCGGTGCGGCACGCCGCCTGGCGGACCGGGGCCGCCGCCCCGGGCCGCGTTCCCCAGTTCGACGACATCGACGAGGCGCGCGCGGCCCGGCTGCTCGCGGGCGCCGCGCCCGCGGGCGCGGGCCCCGCCCGGCTGACGGACGAGGCGGCGCACGTGCTGCTGGCCGCCTACGGCATCGCCGTGGCGCCCGCGCTGCCCGCCGGCGACCCGGCCGCCGCGGCGGCCGCCGCCGCGCGCCTCGGCTACCCGGTGGCCCTCAAGAGCACGGCGCCGCACGCGCGGCACCGGGCCGATCTCGGCGGAGTGCGGCTCGGCCTGGCCACCGAGGGCGAACTGCGCCGCGCCTGGGCCGACCTCACCGGCCCGGGAGCCCCGCCCGCCGCGGCGGGCGAGCGGGCCGGCGCCCGGCACCCGCGCCCCGTCGTGCAGGCGATGGCGCCGCGCGGCGTCGACACGGTGGTGCGGGCCACCGCGGACCCCGCGATCGGCGCGGTCCTGTCGTTCGGCCTGGCCGGGCCGCCGTCGGAACTGCTCGGGGACGTCGGCCACCGGCTGCTCCCGGTCACCGACCGGGACGTCGCCGCGCTCGTCCGGTCCATCCGGGCCGCGCCCATGCTGTTCGGCTGGCGCGGGGCGCCCCCGGCCGACACGGCCGCGCTTGAGGAACTGCTGCTGCGGCTCGGCCGGTTGCTCGAAGACCGGCCGGAGGTCGCGGCGGTCGGGCTCGACCCGGTCGTGGTGGCGCCACGCGGAGTGACCGTGCTGTCCGCCGCCGTGACCGTCGCGCCGCCGCCCCCGCGCGCGGATCTCGGTCCGCGCCGTCTTCCCGCCTACTGA
- the sepH gene encoding septation protein SepH, with protein sequence MPELRVVAVSNDGTRLVLKAADNTEYTLPIDERLRAAVRNDRARLGQIEIEVENHLRPRDIQARIRAGATAEEVAQFAGIPVERVRRFEGPVLAERAFMAERARKTPVRRPGESAGPQLGDAVTERLMLRGADKDAVRWDSWRRDDGTWEVLLVYRVAGETHSASWTYDPPRRLVQAVDDEARALLGESDDTPEPSTPFVPRIARLPRDGERPPGPRIAADNDTDSLTSLLEAVPSFRGDLVVPEQAAPPPGSAADGAEPEDEESARGREAPAASAGSTYADVLMPRSVGGHRDRLTGNTDRQAEADGVRPGRRAAVPSWDEIVFGTRRKKKD encoded by the coding sequence GTGCCCGAACTGCGTGTCGTGGCCGTGAGCAATGACGGCACACGCCTGGTGCTCAAGGCTGCCGACAACACGGAGTACACACTGCCCATCGACGAGCGGCTGCGTGCCGCCGTCAGGAACGACAGGGCCAGACTCGGCCAGATCGAGATCGAGGTCGAGAACCACCTGCGCCCGCGCGACATCCAGGCGCGCATACGGGCCGGCGCCACGGCCGAGGAGGTGGCCCAGTTCGCCGGCATCCCCGTGGAGCGCGTGCGCCGCTTCGAGGGCCCGGTGCTCGCCGAGCGCGCCTTCATGGCCGAGCGGGCCCGCAAGACCCCCGTGCGGCGCCCGGGCGAGAGCGCGGGCCCCCAGCTCGGCGACGCGGTCACCGAGCGGCTGATGCTGCGCGGCGCGGACAAGGACGCGGTGCGCTGGGACTCCTGGCGCCGGGACGACGGCACGTGGGAGGTGCTGCTCGTCTACCGCGTGGCGGGCGAGACGCACTCGGCGAGCTGGACCTACGACCCGCCGCGGCGGCTGGTGCAGGCCGTGGACGACGAGGCGCGCGCCCTGCTGGGCGAGAGCGACGACACGCCCGAGCCCAGCACCCCGTTCGTGCCGCGCATCGCCAGGCTGCCGCGCGACGGCGAGCGCCCGCCCGGGCCCAGGATCGCGGCGGACAACGACACGGACTCGCTGACCAGCCTCCTCGAAGCCGTTCCGAGCTTCCGGGGCGACCTGGTGGTCCCCGAGCAGGCCGCGCCGCCGCCCGGATCGGCCGCGGACGGCGCGGAGCCGGAGGACGAGGAGTCGGCGCGCGGCCGCGAGGCGCCCGCGGCCAGCGCGGGGTCCACGTACGCGGACGTGCTGATGCCGCGTTCGGTCGGCGGGCACAGGGACCGGCTGACCGGCAACACCGATCGGCAGGCGGAGGCCGACGGCGTCCGCCCGGGCCGCCGGGCCGCCGTGCCGAGCTGGGACGAGATCGTCTTCGGCACCCGCCGCAAGAAGAAGGACTGA